The proteins below are encoded in one region of Coffea arabica cultivar ET-39 chromosome 4c, Coffea Arabica ET-39 HiFi, whole genome shotgun sequence:
- the LOC140003725 gene encoding polyadenylate-binding protein 6-like isoform X3, which yields MATAAAVSMDHAPPPGPSTTLQRASLYVGDLHPDVIEADLIQVFRTMGALDSVRVCRDRVSRKSLCYAYVNFLDTSDASRALASLNHRKLRGKSMRIMWCQRDPLARKNGVANLYVKNLDPSVNNAHLEGLFGKYGTILSCKVAEENGKSKGFGFVQFDSEDAATTALNALNDTMFEGKKLCVCKFIRKSERNDASEKTFTNLYFKNLDENVTVDFLKEKFSEHGTVCNIVVMKDDEGKSRGFGFVKFSLHEEAKKAVECLNGALLGSKNLYVGRAQKKAEREQILKQAHEFMLDNNYAKSKASNLFVKNLSLSFDDLELEELFSAYGKVTSAKVMYNEDGVSRGFGFVCFSGPEEAKRALESLNGTTVRGMVLYVALAHCRKEHLTQLQSIDTKQSFHTPHWNIHVPQYYPLYYNVPPVPIPHFRPFQPRLYQTFCRSLSGFFPFDDQGLQGKFRTHLQVPLQQSQQEPIKGMAHQYHPKKFSTAYGSTQPLNIGSVKQQKPSSKLGNKTVYGPLETSTTGPGSVNSPIIDSKHDPEFGALKQKKPSCKLGKKSTCADNGTSARGFRSGSVSSAARTSSQWVYKKNCRTMLQPLDKNSQYL from the exons ATGGCGACAGCAGCAGCCGTGTCCATGGACCATGCACCACCACCAGGGCCGTCTACTACGCTGCAAAGAGCATCTCTCTACGTCGGAGATCTCCATCCGGACGTGATCGAGGCGGATTTGATACAagtttttcggacgatgggcGCATTGGACTCAGTTCGAGTTTGCAGAGATAGAGTGTCTCGCAAGTCTCTTTGCTACGCCTACGTCAATTTCCTCGACACTTCGGATG CATCTAGAGCTCTGGCCAGCCTTAACCATAGAAAATTGAGGGGAAAAAGTATGAGGATCATGTGGTGTCAGAGGGATCCTCTTGCAAGAAAGAATGGGGTAGCTAATCTGTATGTGAAGAATCTTGATCCTTCAGTTAACAATGCTCACTTGGAAGGGTTGTTTGGCAAATATGGGACAATACTTTCTTGCAAAGTTGCCGAGGAAAATGGGAAGAGTAAAGGCTTTGGGTTTGTTCAGTTTGACTCTGAGGATGCAGCCACAACTGCTCTTAATGCTCTCAATGACACCATGTTTGAAGGGAAGAAATT ATGTGTATGCAAATTTATTAGGAAGAGTGAGAGAAATGATGCTTCTGAGAAAACATTCACaaatttatatttcaaaaatcttGATGAGAATGTTACCGTGGATTTCCTCAAAGAAAAGTTTTCAGAACATGGGACAGTCTGCAACATTGTGGTTATGAAGGATGATGAGGGGAAGTCAAGAGGTTTTGGATTTGTGAAATTCAGTTTGCATGAAGAGGCTAAGAAGGCAGTCGAATGCCTCAATGGTGCTCTTCTTG GTTCCAAGAATCTGTACGTGGGAAGGGCTCAAAAGAAAGCAGAGAGGGAACAGATCTTGAAGCAAGCACATGAGTTTATGCTCGACAATAATTATGCAAAGTCCAAGGCTTCAAACCTCTTTGTGAAGAATCTCAGTTTATCATTTGATGACCTGGAACTGGAAGAACTTTTCAGTGCTTATGGCAAAGTTACTTCAGCCAAGGTGATGTATAATGAAGATGGTGTCAGCAGAGGATTtggttttgtatgtttttctgGTCCAGAAGAAGCAAAGAGGGCTTTGGAATCACTAAATG GAACTACTGTCCGAGGTATGGTTTTGTATGTGGCCTTGGCTCACTGTAGAAAAGAACACCTTACGCAGTTGCAGAGCATCGACACTAAACAGTCATTCCATACTCCTCACTGGAACATCCATGTCCCTCAATATTATCCTCTATATTACAATGTCCCTCCAGTTCCCATCCcacacttccgccctttccagCCAAGGCTGTACCAAACCTTCTGCAGATCTCTCAGTGGATTTTTCCCTTTTGACGACCAAGGACTTCAGGGAAAGTTCCGTACCCAT TTGCAGGTTCCACTTCAACAGTCACAGCAGGAGCCCATCAAAGGCATGGCTCACCAGTATCAT CCTAAAAAGTTTAGTACTGCTTATGGTTCAACGCAACCCCTGAATATTGGTTCTGTGAAGCAGCAAAAACCATCAAGTAAACTGGGAAATAAAACTGTCTATGGTCCTCTTGAGACTTCTACGACAGGGCCAGGATCTGTAAATTCTCCTATTATTGATTCTAAACATGACCCAGAATTTGGTGCTTTGAAGCAGAAGAAACCCTCATGTAAACTGGGAAAGAAGAGTACCTGTGCTGACAATGGAACTTCTGCCAGAGGATTTCGATCTGGATCTGTAAGTTCTGCTGCTAGAACATCATCACAATGGGTATACAAGAAAAACTGTAGGACAATGCTACAACCTTTGGACAAGAATAGTCAG TATTTGTGA
- the LOC140003725 gene encoding polyadenylate-binding protein 6-like isoform X2, producing the protein MATAAAVSMDHAPPPGPSTTLQRASLYVGDLHPDVIEADLIQVFRTMGALDSVRVCRDRVSRKSLCYAYVNFLDTSDASRALASLNHRKLRGKSMRIMWCQRDPLARKNGVANLYVKNLDPSVNNAHLEGLFGKYGTILSCKVAEENGKSKGFGFVQFDSEDAATTALNALNDTMFEGKKLCVCKFIRKSERNDASEKTFTNLYFKNLDENVTVDFLKEKFSEHGTVCNIVVMKDDEGKSRGFGFVKFSLHEEAKKAVECLNGALLGSKNLYVGRAQKKAEREQILKQAHEFMLDNNYAKSKASNLFVKNLSLSFDDLELEELFSAYGKVTSAKVMYNEDGVSRGFGFVCFSGPEEAKRALESLNGTTVRGMVLYVALAHCRKEHLTQLQSIDTKQSFHTPHWNIHVPQYYPLYYNVPPVPIPHFRPFQPRLYQTFCRSLSGFFPFDDQGLQGKFRTHVPLQQSQQEPIKGMAHQYHPKKFSTAYGSTQPLNIGSVKQQKPSSKLGNKTVYGPLETSTTGPGSVNSPIIDSKHDPEFGALKQKKPSCKLGKKSTCADNGTSARGFRSGSVSSAARTSSQWVYKKNCRTMLQPLDKNSQELPESQNPNDKGKFWERLT; encoded by the exons ATGGCGACAGCAGCAGCCGTGTCCATGGACCATGCACCACCACCAGGGCCGTCTACTACGCTGCAAAGAGCATCTCTCTACGTCGGAGATCTCCATCCGGACGTGATCGAGGCGGATTTGATACAagtttttcggacgatgggcGCATTGGACTCAGTTCGAGTTTGCAGAGATAGAGTGTCTCGCAAGTCTCTTTGCTACGCCTACGTCAATTTCCTCGACACTTCGGATG CATCTAGAGCTCTGGCCAGCCTTAACCATAGAAAATTGAGGGGAAAAAGTATGAGGATCATGTGGTGTCAGAGGGATCCTCTTGCAAGAAAGAATGGGGTAGCTAATCTGTATGTGAAGAATCTTGATCCTTCAGTTAACAATGCTCACTTGGAAGGGTTGTTTGGCAAATATGGGACAATACTTTCTTGCAAAGTTGCCGAGGAAAATGGGAAGAGTAAAGGCTTTGGGTTTGTTCAGTTTGACTCTGAGGATGCAGCCACAACTGCTCTTAATGCTCTCAATGACACCATGTTTGAAGGGAAGAAATT ATGTGTATGCAAATTTATTAGGAAGAGTGAGAGAAATGATGCTTCTGAGAAAACATTCACaaatttatatttcaaaaatcttGATGAGAATGTTACCGTGGATTTCCTCAAAGAAAAGTTTTCAGAACATGGGACAGTCTGCAACATTGTGGTTATGAAGGATGATGAGGGGAAGTCAAGAGGTTTTGGATTTGTGAAATTCAGTTTGCATGAAGAGGCTAAGAAGGCAGTCGAATGCCTCAATGGTGCTCTTCTTG GTTCCAAGAATCTGTACGTGGGAAGGGCTCAAAAGAAAGCAGAGAGGGAACAGATCTTGAAGCAAGCACATGAGTTTATGCTCGACAATAATTATGCAAAGTCCAAGGCTTCAAACCTCTTTGTGAAGAATCTCAGTTTATCATTTGATGACCTGGAACTGGAAGAACTTTTCAGTGCTTATGGCAAAGTTACTTCAGCCAAGGTGATGTATAATGAAGATGGTGTCAGCAGAGGATTtggttttgtatgtttttctgGTCCAGAAGAAGCAAAGAGGGCTTTGGAATCACTAAATG GAACTACTGTCCGAGGTATGGTTTTGTATGTGGCCTTGGCTCACTGTAGAAAAGAACACCTTACGCAGTTGCAGAGCATCGACACTAAACAGTCATTCCATACTCCTCACTGGAACATCCATGTCCCTCAATATTATCCTCTATATTACAATGTCCCTCCAGTTCCCATCCcacacttccgccctttccagCCAAGGCTGTACCAAACCTTCTGCAGATCTCTCAGTGGATTTTTCCCTTTTGACGACCAAGGACTTCAGGGAAAGTTCCGTACCCAT GTTCCACTTCAACAGTCACAGCAGGAGCCCATCAAAGGCATGGCTCACCAGTATCAT CCTAAAAAGTTTAGTACTGCTTATGGTTCAACGCAACCCCTGAATATTGGTTCTGTGAAGCAGCAAAAACCATCAAGTAAACTGGGAAATAAAACTGTCTATGGTCCTCTTGAGACTTCTACGACAGGGCCAGGATCTGTAAATTCTCCTATTATTGATTCTAAACATGACCCAGAATTTGGTGCTTTGAAGCAGAAGAAACCCTCATGTAAACTGGGAAAGAAGAGTACCTGTGCTGACAATGGAACTTCTGCCAGAGGATTTCGATCTGGATCTGTAAGTTCTGCTGCTAGAACATCATCACAATGGGTATACAAGAAAAACTGTAGGACAATGCTACAACCTTTGGACAAGAATAGTCAG GAGCTACCAGAGTCCCAAAATCCAAATGATAAAGGCAAATTCTGGGAGCGTCTCACATAG
- the LOC140003725 gene encoding polyadenylate-binding protein 6-like isoform X1, with product MATAAAVSMDHAPPPGPSTTLQRASLYVGDLHPDVIEADLIQVFRTMGALDSVRVCRDRVSRKSLCYAYVNFLDTSDASRALASLNHRKLRGKSMRIMWCQRDPLARKNGVANLYVKNLDPSVNNAHLEGLFGKYGTILSCKVAEENGKSKGFGFVQFDSEDAATTALNALNDTMFEGKKLCVCKFIRKSERNDASEKTFTNLYFKNLDENVTVDFLKEKFSEHGTVCNIVVMKDDEGKSRGFGFVKFSLHEEAKKAVECLNGALLGSKNLYVGRAQKKAEREQILKQAHEFMLDNNYAKSKASNLFVKNLSLSFDDLELEELFSAYGKVTSAKVMYNEDGVSRGFGFVCFSGPEEAKRALESLNGTTVRGMVLYVALAHCRKEHLTQLQSIDTKQSFHTPHWNIHVPQYYPLYYNVPPVPIPHFRPFQPRLYQTFCRSLSGFFPFDDQGLQGKFRTHLQVPLQQSQQEPIKGMAHQYHPKKFSTAYGSTQPLNIGSVKQQKPSSKLGNKTVYGPLETSTTGPGSVNSPIIDSKHDPEFGALKQKKPSCKLGKKSTCADNGTSARGFRSGSVSSAARTSSQWVYKKNCRTMLQPLDKNSQELPESQNPNDKGKFWERLT from the exons ATGGCGACAGCAGCAGCCGTGTCCATGGACCATGCACCACCACCAGGGCCGTCTACTACGCTGCAAAGAGCATCTCTCTACGTCGGAGATCTCCATCCGGACGTGATCGAGGCGGATTTGATACAagtttttcggacgatgggcGCATTGGACTCAGTTCGAGTTTGCAGAGATAGAGTGTCTCGCAAGTCTCTTTGCTACGCCTACGTCAATTTCCTCGACACTTCGGATG CATCTAGAGCTCTGGCCAGCCTTAACCATAGAAAATTGAGGGGAAAAAGTATGAGGATCATGTGGTGTCAGAGGGATCCTCTTGCAAGAAAGAATGGGGTAGCTAATCTGTATGTGAAGAATCTTGATCCTTCAGTTAACAATGCTCACTTGGAAGGGTTGTTTGGCAAATATGGGACAATACTTTCTTGCAAAGTTGCCGAGGAAAATGGGAAGAGTAAAGGCTTTGGGTTTGTTCAGTTTGACTCTGAGGATGCAGCCACAACTGCTCTTAATGCTCTCAATGACACCATGTTTGAAGGGAAGAAATT ATGTGTATGCAAATTTATTAGGAAGAGTGAGAGAAATGATGCTTCTGAGAAAACATTCACaaatttatatttcaaaaatcttGATGAGAATGTTACCGTGGATTTCCTCAAAGAAAAGTTTTCAGAACATGGGACAGTCTGCAACATTGTGGTTATGAAGGATGATGAGGGGAAGTCAAGAGGTTTTGGATTTGTGAAATTCAGTTTGCATGAAGAGGCTAAGAAGGCAGTCGAATGCCTCAATGGTGCTCTTCTTG GTTCCAAGAATCTGTACGTGGGAAGGGCTCAAAAGAAAGCAGAGAGGGAACAGATCTTGAAGCAAGCACATGAGTTTATGCTCGACAATAATTATGCAAAGTCCAAGGCTTCAAACCTCTTTGTGAAGAATCTCAGTTTATCATTTGATGACCTGGAACTGGAAGAACTTTTCAGTGCTTATGGCAAAGTTACTTCAGCCAAGGTGATGTATAATGAAGATGGTGTCAGCAGAGGATTtggttttgtatgtttttctgGTCCAGAAGAAGCAAAGAGGGCTTTGGAATCACTAAATG GAACTACTGTCCGAGGTATGGTTTTGTATGTGGCCTTGGCTCACTGTAGAAAAGAACACCTTACGCAGTTGCAGAGCATCGACACTAAACAGTCATTCCATACTCCTCACTGGAACATCCATGTCCCTCAATATTATCCTCTATATTACAATGTCCCTCCAGTTCCCATCCcacacttccgccctttccagCCAAGGCTGTACCAAACCTTCTGCAGATCTCTCAGTGGATTTTTCCCTTTTGACGACCAAGGACTTCAGGGAAAGTTCCGTACCCAT TTGCAGGTTCCACTTCAACAGTCACAGCAGGAGCCCATCAAAGGCATGGCTCACCAGTATCAT CCTAAAAAGTTTAGTACTGCTTATGGTTCAACGCAACCCCTGAATATTGGTTCTGTGAAGCAGCAAAAACCATCAAGTAAACTGGGAAATAAAACTGTCTATGGTCCTCTTGAGACTTCTACGACAGGGCCAGGATCTGTAAATTCTCCTATTATTGATTCTAAACATGACCCAGAATTTGGTGCTTTGAAGCAGAAGAAACCCTCATGTAAACTGGGAAAGAAGAGTACCTGTGCTGACAATGGAACTTCTGCCAGAGGATTTCGATCTGGATCTGTAAGTTCTGCTGCTAGAACATCATCACAATGGGTATACAAGAAAAACTGTAGGACAATGCTACAACCTTTGGACAAGAATAGTCAG GAGCTACCAGAGTCCCAAAATCCAAATGATAAAGGCAAATTCTGGGAGCGTCTCACATAG